The genomic DNA CACCGCCGTGGCGTGGTGGCTGAACGGCAAGCCCCTCGACTACCTCGTGGCGCTGTTCACCCTGCTCTACGCCGCCTCGATCCTGCTGTTCCTGGCCGGCGTGCGCCGCGGCGTCAGCTTCCGGACCGAGGGCGGCCCGCAAGTGTCGCAGATCGTGACCATGCTGGTCCTCTACGGCCTCGGCCTGGGTAGCCTGTTCGCGGCGGTGATGGGCAAGGCGGTGCCGGCGCTGGCGATGCTGATCCTCGGCTACGCGGCCATCGGGATCCTCGACCCGATCGCGGCGCGCGCCGGCGAGGTGCCGCTGGCGCATGCCCGCCTGCGGCCGCTGCAGATGCCGATCGCCGTGGTGAGCCTCGCGGCCCTGCTCTGGCTCAAGCTGACGGCACCGTACTGAGTTTTTTGCCGGGCGAACCGCGCCCTGTTCCGGCGCACGGAGGCGCGCAGCACCCGTCCGACGCGGTTCCCGCTTCGACGCTTCGGCTGATGCGCCTCACCCGTCATCACGGGCGGAGCGAAGTGACCCAGGGGTGCGCGACTTCGACAGGCGTGGCGCGGCCCCGGATTGCTTCGCTCCGCTCGCAAGGACGACGGCGCCGTCTCGCGCGGGATGGCCGGGTGCCGGGAGAGCCCGCAAACCGAATTCCCCTTTCGCCCGGCATGCTCTAGAGCCCGGCCGCAGGATCTCCGCCCGCCGGAGACGATCGAAGATTCGATGCGGGACCCGGATTCCGGGACCGCGAGAAGCGAATGCACCCATGTCCAAGCCCGACACCCCGAAGGCCGAGAAGGCCGAGACCCTGAAGCCCCGCCTGCCGCGCGGCTTCGTCGACCGGCGCGCCGGCGAGATCGCCGCGCAGGGCCGGATGCTGGAGACGATCCGCAGGAGCTTCGAGCTCTACGGGTTCGAGGCCCTGGAGACGCCCTTCGTCGAGTACACCGAGGCTCTGGGCAAGTTCCTGCCCGACCTCGACCGCCCGAACGCAGGCGTGTTCTCGTTCCAGGACGACGACGAGGCGTGGCTGTCGCTCCGCTACGACCTGACGGCGCCGCTGGCCCGGTTCGTGGCCGAGAACTACGACGCCCTGCCCAAGCCCTATCGCAGCTACCGGGCCGGCTACGTCTTCCGCAACGAGAAGCCGGGGCTCGGCCGCTTCCGCCAGTTCATGCAGTTCGACGCCGACATCGTCGGCGCCGGCAGCGTGGCGGCCGATGCCGAGACCTGCATGCTGATGGCCGACACGCTGAACCGCCTCGGGCTGGGCGGGCAGTACGTCGTGAAGGTCAACAACCGGAAGGTGCTCGACGGCGTCATGGAGGCGATCGGGCTCGCCGGTCCCGACAAGGCCGGCCAGCGCCTCACCGTGCTGCGGGCGATCGACAAGCTCGACCGGCTCGGCGTTGACGGCGTGCGCGACCTGCTCGGCGCCGGCCGCAAGGACGAGAGCGGCGACTTCACCAAGGGCGCGGGCCTCGACGCGGCGGCGGTCGGCCGGATCCTCGCCTACGTGTCGTTCCAGGCCGATGCCGCGGACGGCGCCGACAAGGTGGCGTTCTGGGAAAAGTTCTTCGGCGGCTGGCACGAGGCGGTCGGCGATTCCGAGACCGGGCGCGAGGGCATCGCCGAGCTGCATGCGATCATGCGCCTCTGCGCCGCCGCCGGCTACGGCCACGACGTGATCCGGGCCGATCCCAGCGTGGTGCGCGGCCTCGAGTACTACACCGGCCCGGTCTACGAGGCCGAGCTGACCTTCCCGGTCACCAACGAGGACGGCCAGACCGTGCGCTTCGGCTCCGTGGCGGGCGGCGGGCGCTACGACGGCCTCGTCGGGCGGTTCCGGGCCGAGCCGGTCCCGGCCACCGGCTTCTCGATCGGCGTCTCGCGGCTGTTCTCGGCCCTGCAGCTCGTGGGCAGCCCCCTGATCGCCGGCGCCGAGGCGCCCGGGCCGGTGGTGGTGCTGGTCCTCGACCGGGAGAACATGGCCGATTACCAGCGGCTCGTCGCACTCCTGCGCGCCGACGGCATCCGGGCCGAGCTCTACCTCGGCGCCGCCGGCATGAAGGCGCAGATGAAGTACGCCGACCGCCGCCGCGCCCCCGTGGCGGTGATCCAGGGCTCGAACGAGCGCCTGGCCGGCGAGGTCCAGATCAAGGACCTGATCGAGGGCGCCCGCGCGGCCGAGTCCATCGCCAGCAACGCCGAGTGGAAGGCCGCGCGGCCGGCGCAGTTCTCGTGTCCCGAGGCCGACCTGGTGGCGCAGGTCCGCGCCGTGCTGGCCCGGCATTTTCCGTCAACGGAGATCTGAGACACGCGCGCATCGAACCGCGCATCGAACGCAGGGGCTCCGGCGGCGTTGTCGTCGGTCGGTGCCGCGGAGATGTCGGGATGCGCGCGAAGATCCTCGTCCTGTCCCTCGGCCTGATCTGCGCCGGCGCGGGACCCGTCTGGGCCGCGCGGCCGATCCTCGACCGGCTGCCCAGCGCCGTCGCGCAGGCCACGCCCGGGACCGGCAGCGCGCCGATCCTGAGCGCCGGGATCGCGGGGGCGCCGGCCCTGACGGTGCTGGCCCGCCGCAAGCCGGCCCGGCGCCCGCGCGGCGCGCGCCTCGGCAGCTTCCGGCCGCTCTGAGCCGGTCACGCCCCTGATCCCGTAACGGAGACGGGTCCCGGCGCGGGATCCACCCGGGACTGCGCAGTCCTGCGCGGCGCGCCGGCCCCACGCTTCCCGGGTGCGTGTCGCCAAGTCCGGTCGCGGTTGCTACAGAGCGCCCGCGAGGTGGATTGCCCCGCGAGGTGGATCGCGATGACACGACCGGAGGCGGGCGAGACGGGGGCGGGGGACGCGGCGCGCGCGCGGCTCTCCGCGCATCTGGCGGCGGCGGGCTACCGGCCCGTGACGCCGCCGGTGCTGCAGCCGCTGGAGCCGTTCCTCGAACTGTCGGGCGAGGATATCCGCCGGCGGATCTTCGTCACCCAGGATGCGGGCGGGGCCGAGCTGTGCCTGCGGCCCGAATTCACCATTCCCGTCTGCCGCCTGCACCGGGCGGAGGCTGACGGGCAGGCGGCCGATTACAGCTATTGCGGCCCGGTCTTCCGGCTCGCCGCCGACGAGCCGGACGAGTTCTTCCAGGCCGGGATCGAGTCGATCGGGCGCACCGACACGCCGGCGGCCGACGCCGAGGTGCTGGGCCTCGCGCTGGAGGGCCTCGCCCTGTTCGGCCGGACCGACCCGGCAGTGCGGCTCGGCGATATGGGCCTGACCGTGGCGCTCCTCGACGGGCTCGCGGTCCCGCCCGCCGCCAAGCGCCGGACGCTCCGGGCGCTGGCCGCCGGGCGCTCGCTGGACGCCGTCACCAACGGCGCCGAGGGCACCCGTCCCGAGGATCCCCACGCGGGCCTGCTCGCGGCGATCCAGGGCCAGGACCCGCGGGGCGTGCGCGCCTTCGTGGAGGACGTGCTGGCGATCGCCGGGATCTCGGCGGTGGGCGGGCGCAGCGCCGGCGAGATCGCCGAGCGCTTCCTCGCCAAGGCCGCCGCGCAGGCCCATGGCGGCGCCGGGCTCAACACCGAGAACCGCGCGCTCCTCGACCGCTACCGGGCGATCGCCGGCCATCCGGACGCCGCCGCCCGCGACCTGCGGGCGCTCGTCGCCGACGCGGGCCTGCGGCACGACGCCCTCGCGGCCGCCCTCGACCTGTTCGAGGAGCGCACCGGCTTCATCGCGGCCCGCGGCCTGCCGATCGAGCGCTTCCGCTTCCAGGGCGGCTTCGCCCGCAACCTCGACTACTACACCGGCTTCATCTTCGAGGTGACCGAGCGGGACGGCCCGACCCTGGTCGGCGGCGGCCGCTACGACGGCCTGCTCGGCCATCTCGGCAGCCCGGCGCCGTTGCCGGCGGTGGGATGCACCTTCTGGATCGAGCGCGTGGCGGGAGCCGGCCGATGAGTGCCTCGGACGCGGCCGCCATGCCGCTGATCCTCGCCGTCCCGTCCAAGGGCCGCCTGCAGGAGAATGCCAGCGCGTTCTTCGGCCGGGCCGGGCTGAAGCTCGCGCAGGGCGCGGGCGCCCGCGACTACCGGGGCAAGCTCATCGGCGTGCCCGACGTCGAGGTGCGCTACCTCTCGGCCTCCGAAATCGCCGCGCAGCTCGCCTCGGGCGCCGCCCATCTCGGCGTCACCGGCGAGGATCTGATCCGCGAGACCCTGCCGGACGTGCGCGACCAGGTCGAGCTGCTGACGCCGCTCGGCTTCGGCAACGCCACCGTGGTGGTGGCCGTGCCCCAGGCCTGGATCGACGTGCGCGACATGTCCGACCTCGACGAGGTCGCGGCCGGCATGCGGACCCGCCACGGCCGGCGCCTGCGGGTCGCCACCAAGTACGTGAACCTGACCCGCCGGTTCTTCGCCGAGAAGGGCGTCGCCGATTACCGGATCGTCGAGAGCCTGGGCGCCACCGAGGGGGCGCCGGCGGCGGGCTCGGCCGAGATCGTGGTCGACATCACCACCACGGGGGCGACGCTCTCGGCCAACGCCCTGAAGGTGCTGGACGACGGCATCATCCTGCGCTCGGAGGCGAACCTCGTCGCCTCGCTGAAGGCCCCCTGGGGCGAGGGCCAGCGGGCCGCGCTCCGCACGGTGCTCGGCCGCATCGCCGCCGAGGAGCGCGCCCGGACCACCCGCGAGGTGCGCGCCGCCCTGCCGGAGAGCGGTACGATCGACCTCGCCACGATCGCGGGCCTGCACGAGGCCGAATTGCCCTACGGCGCGCCGCGGGGGCCGGAGAGCGAGATCGTCCTGCGCTGCCGGGAGGCCGCGGTGTTCGAGCTCGCCGGCGCCCTGGTCGAGGCCGGCGCGCGGGCCGTCACGGTGCGGCGGGTCGACTACGCCTTCGCGGCCGAGAACCCGCTGGCGGAGCGGCTCCTGGCGCGGCTCTGAGACCGCCGCGCGATGGAGCCGAGATGGAGCTGAAATGGCTCGAGGACTTCCTGAGCCTCGCGCGCACCGGCAGCTTCTCGCGCTCGGCGATCGAGCGCCACGTCACCCAGCCGGCCTTCGGCCGCCGCATCCGGGCGCTCGAGGGCTGGCTCGGCGTCGCGCTGGTCGACCGCAGCACCTACCCGACGGCCCTGACGCCGGAGGGCCGGCTGTTCCTGGAGACCGCCGAGGAGACCGTGCGGCGGCTCCACGGCAGCCGCGACGCGCTCCGCGCCCGGATCCGGCCGCCGCCGCGGACCGTTTCGGTGGCGGCGCTCCACACCCTGGCGCTGACCGTCTTCCCGGGCTGGTTCCGCGACGTCGAGGCCCGCACCGGGCCGCTCGGCAGCCGGCTCCTGCCGGACGATTTCCACGCCTGCGTGCAGGCGCTGGCCGAGGGCGGCTACGACCTGCTGCTGACCTACCACCATCCCCTGGTGCCGATCCCCCTCGACCCGGCCGCCTTCCCGCACTTGTCCATCGGCCGGGACAGCCTCGTGCCGGTGCACCGGCCGGGGCCGGCCGCGGGCCGGCCCGGGCTCGGCTATCCCCGGGACTCGTTCCTGGGCCGGGTCGCGGCGCTCGCCGGTGACGGGGCGGCGGCCGCCCACGTCAACGAGAACGCCATGGCGGAGGCCCTGAAGTTCATGGTCCTCGCGGGCCACGGCCGCGCGTGGCTGCCCGAGAGCCTCGTCGCCCGCGAGCTCGCCGACGGCAGCCTCGTGGCGGCCGGGCCGGGCACGCCGCTGGAGATCCGGCTCTACCGCAGGGCCGGGCGCGGCGGCGCGGTCGCGGCGGTCTGGGCCGCGGCCGCCGCCCTGGCGGCCGAACTCTAGGAACCGATGCCAGATCGGCATGGCCGGTGCCGACACGGCATTGGATTCCCGCCCCGCCGCGGCCCATCACGGCGGCCGCGACGGTCGGAGGCGGCGATGCTCGGTGTACTCGGCGGGATGGGCCCGATGGCCACGGTTGATTTCCTGGCCAAGCTCGTGCGGGCGACGCCCGCGGGGCGCGATCAGGACCACATCCCGACCCTGGTCTGCTCGGCCGTCGACATCCCCGACCGCGCCGACGCGATCCTGGGCACCGGCCCGGACCCGCTGCCGGCGCTCCGCGCCGCCCTGGCGCGCCTCGAGGCCGGCGGCGCCACCCGGATCGCGATCCCCTGCAACACCGCCCATCACTGGCACGCGGCGCTGCAGGCCGCGACCGCCCTGCCGATCCTCCACATCGTCGACGCGGTGGCCAAGACCCTGGCCGAGACCCTGGCCGAGACCCTGGCGCGGACCGGGAGCGGCGGCCGGATCGGCCTGCTCGCCACCGACGGCACCCTGCGGTCCGGGCTCTACCCGGAGCGGCTGGCGCGGCACGGGCTCGCGTGCCGCGCGCCCGATGAGGCGGGTCAGGCCGCGGTGTCGGCGGCGATCCGGCTGGTGAAGGCGGACCGGGTGGCCGAGGCGACGCCGCTCCTGGAGGCGCAGGTCCGGGCGCTGGCCGAGGCCGGCTGCGACCGGGTGGTGATGGCCTGCACGGAGATCCCGCTCGCGCTCGCCGGGAGCGACCCGTCGGGCCTGCTGGTCGACGCCACCGAGGCGCTGGCGCGCGCCTGCGTGGCGGCGTGCCGGCCGGATTGCCGCGTCGACGCCGCGGCCCTGCCGCGCGCGGCCTGAGCGCGGGACCTCACGGGCCCTGCTTGGCGAATTCCGCCAGGACCCCGCGCAGGACCTTCAGCCGGGCGTCGTAGGCGGCCGTCAGGCAGCCGACGTCGCCGCCGCAGGCGCGACGCTCCGTCAGCCACGCCTCCTGGTCGTCGCGCAGCTTGGCCTGGCCGCCCATCGGAAGCACGCTCTTCAGGATCTCGAACCGGGTCGCCATCTCGACGTCCCGGTCGTTGAGGGGGAGATGGGCGCAGATCGCCTTCTCGTCGGGGGCCTCGGCCCTGTCGCACGGGAAGCTCGCGGCCCGGGCGGGGGACGCGGTGATCGCGCCGGCGACTGGGCCCGCGAGGGCGGCCAGCGCGAGGGCGAGGACGAGAGGCTTCGACATGGCCTCCCAACGGGCCGGCCGCGGAAAGGCTCCGGCCGGGATCACAGGATCGCGGGATCGCGGGATCAGAGGCCCGGCTTGACGATCGCCAGGATGACGATGCCGATCATCAGCAGCGTCGGCACCTCGTTGAGCACCCGGTAGAACTTGTGCCCACGGGTGTTCCGGTCGGCGGCGAAGTCCTTGACCATCCGGGCGAGCCAGCCGTGGATGCCCGACATCGCGAGCACCAGCGCGAACTTCGCCTGCAGCCAGACGCTCGCGTAGAAGCCGCTC from Methylobacterium oryzae includes the following:
- a CDS encoding DUF3429 domain-containing protein — its product is MRDDATGRTLTTHEPRRIPWLDIVFGFGPMVPIAVGTAVAWWLNGKPLDYLVALFTLLYAASILLFLAGVRRGVSFRTEGGPQVSQIVTMLVLYGLGLGSLFAAVMGKAVPALAMLILGYAAIGILDPIAARAGEVPLAHARLRPLQMPIAVVSLAALLWLKLTAPY
- the hisS gene encoding histidine--tRNA ligase, whose translation is MSKPDTPKAEKAETLKPRLPRGFVDRRAGEIAAQGRMLETIRRSFELYGFEALETPFVEYTEALGKFLPDLDRPNAGVFSFQDDDEAWLSLRYDLTAPLARFVAENYDALPKPYRSYRAGYVFRNEKPGLGRFRQFMQFDADIVGAGSVAADAETCMLMADTLNRLGLGGQYVVKVNNRKVLDGVMEAIGLAGPDKAGQRLTVLRAIDKLDRLGVDGVRDLLGAGRKDESGDFTKGAGLDAAAVGRILAYVSFQADAADGADKVAFWEKFFGGWHEAVGDSETGREGIAELHAIMRLCAAAGYGHDVIRADPSVVRGLEYYTGPVYEAELTFPVTNEDGQTVRFGSVAGGGRYDGLVGRFRAEPVPATGFSIGVSRLFSALQLVGSPLIAGAEAPGPVVVLVLDRENMADYQRLVALLRADGIRAELYLGAAGMKAQMKYADRRRAPVAVIQGSNERLAGEVQIKDLIEGARAAESIASNAEWKAARPAQFSCPEADLVAQVRAVLARHFPSTEI
- the hisG gene encoding ATP phosphoribosyltransferase; translated protein: MSASDAAAMPLILAVPSKGRLQENASAFFGRAGLKLAQGAGARDYRGKLIGVPDVEVRYLSASEIAAQLASGAAHLGVTGEDLIRETLPDVRDQVELLTPLGFGNATVVVAVPQAWIDVRDMSDLDEVAAGMRTRHGRRLRVATKYVNLTRRFFAEKGVADYRIVESLGATEGAPAAGSAEIVVDITTTGATLSANALKVLDDGIILRSEANLVASLKAPWGEGQRAALRTVLGRIAAEERARTTREVRAALPESGTIDLATIAGLHEAELPYGAPRGPESEIVLRCREAAVFELAGALVEAGARAVTVRRVDYAFAAENPLAERLLARL
- a CDS encoding ATP phosphoribosyltransferase regulatory subunit, whose translation is MTRPEAGETGAGDAARARLSAHLAAAGYRPVTPPVLQPLEPFLELSGEDIRRRIFVTQDAGGAELCLRPEFTIPVCRLHRAEADGQAADYSYCGPVFRLAADEPDEFFQAGIESIGRTDTPAADAEVLGLALEGLALFGRTDPAVRLGDMGLTVALLDGLAVPPAAKRRTLRALAAGRSLDAVTNGAEGTRPEDPHAGLLAAIQGQDPRGVRAFVEDVLAIAGISAVGGRSAGEIAERFLAKAAAQAHGGAGLNTENRALLDRYRAIAGHPDAAARDLRALVADAGLRHDALAAALDLFEERTGFIAARGLPIERFRFQGGFARNLDYYTGFIFEVTERDGPTLVGGGRYDGLLGHLGSPAPLPAVGCTFWIERVAGAGR
- a CDS encoding lysozyme inhibitor LprI family protein — encoded protein: MSKPLVLALALAALAGPVAGAITASPARAASFPCDRAEAPDEKAICAHLPLNDRDVEMATRFEILKSVLPMGGQAKLRDDQEAWLTERRACGGDVGCLTAAYDARLKVLRGVLAEFAKQGP
- a CDS encoding LysR family transcriptional regulator; this translates as MELKWLEDFLSLARTGSFSRSAIERHVTQPAFGRRIRALEGWLGVALVDRSTYPTALTPEGRLFLETAEETVRRLHGSRDALRARIRPPPRTVSVAALHTLALTVFPGWFRDVEARTGPLGSRLLPDDFHACVQALAEGGYDLLLTYHHPLVPIPLDPAAFPHLSIGRDSLVPVHRPGPAAGRPGLGYPRDSFLGRVAALAGDGAAAAHVNENAMAEALKFMVLAGHGRAWLPESLVARELADGSLVAAGPGTPLEIRLYRRAGRGGAVAAVWAAAAALAAEL
- a CDS encoding aspartate/glutamate racemase family protein codes for the protein MLGVLGGMGPMATVDFLAKLVRATPAGRDQDHIPTLVCSAVDIPDRADAILGTGPDPLPALRAALARLEAGGATRIAIPCNTAHHWHAALQAATALPILHIVDAVAKTLAETLAETLARTGSGGRIGLLATDGTLRSGLYPERLARHGLACRAPDEAGQAAVSAAIRLVKADRVAEATPLLEAQVRALAEAGCDRVVMACTEIPLALAGSDPSGLLVDATEALARACVAACRPDCRVDAAALPRAA